CGCTAAGGACTCCAAGCTCATTGACCACGCAGTCCGCGACCTCACCGCCATCACTGGCCAGAAGCCCCAGGTTTCCAAGGCTCGCAAGTCGATCGCTCAGTTCAAGCTGCGCGAAGGCATGCCGATTGGTTGCCACACGACTCTCCGTGGAGATCGTATGTGGGAATTCCTGGACCGCTTGGTCACGCTGGCTCTGCCCCGTATCCGCGACTTCCGCGGCCTCAGTGGCAAGCAGTTTGACGGCAACGGCAACTACACCTTCGGTCTGACCGAACAGGTTATGTTCCACGAGATCGATCAGGATTCCATTGACCGCCCCCGCGGTATGGACATCACTGTCGTGACCACAGCCAAGACCGATGACGAAGGCCGTGCGCTGCTTAAGGCACTCGGCTTCCCGTTCAAATCCGAAGATAAATAATCTACGTAACAGGTCCGTTCAGCGGGTATAAAGTGCGCGAATTCAATTCGTCCACTTTATTGCCACGCGAAGGAAACCGTTTCGAGGAAGGGCAAGCGCCCAAATGACAATGACAGATCCTGTCGCAGACATGCTTACGCGTCTGCGCAACGCAAACTCGGCACACCACGACACCGTGACCATGCCGTTTAGCAAGCTTAAGGGCCACATCGCCGACATCCTCAAGGCACAGGGTTACATCTCTGCCTGGAAGGTTGAAGACGCTGAGGTTGGCAAGAAGCTGACCATCGACTTGAAGTACGGCCCCGCACGTGAGCGTTCAATCGCTGGCCTGCGCCGTATCTCCAAGCCCGGACTGCGCGTTTACGCAAAGTCCACGAACCTCCCCAACGTTTTGGGTGGTTTGGGTGTCGCTATCCTGTCGACGTCTTCAGGTCTTTTGACCGACCGTCAGGCTGCCAAGAAGGGCGTGGGTGGGGAAGTCCTCGCCTACGTCTGGTAGTAGAGAGAGAAGGGAAAGAACTTATGTCACGTATTGGACGTCTCCCCATCTCCGTGCCTGCCGGCGTTGAGGTCAAGATTGCAGACAGCCTTGTTTCCGTCAAGGGCCCGAAGGGAACGCTGGAACTCAATGTTTCCAGCCCCATCACGGCTTCGATCGACGAGAACATCATCACCGTTAGCCGCCCCAACGATGAGCGCACTTCGCGTTCACTCCACGGTCTGACTCGTACGCTCATTGACAACCTGATCATCGGTGTCACTGCTGGCTACGAAAAGAAGCTGGAAATTGTTGGTACCGGTTACCGCGTAGTCGCCAAGGGCAAGGACCTCGAGTTCGCTCTTGGTTTCAGCCACCCGGTCCTCATTGAGGCACCGGAAGGCATCACACTGACCGTAGAGAGCCCCACAAAGCTCTCCGTGTCAGGAATTAGCAAGCAGCAGGTGGGCGAAGTTGCTGCCAACATCCGCAAGCTGCGCAAGCCCGACCCGTACAAGGGTAAGGGCGTTCGCTACGCTGGCGAGATCATCCGCCGCAAGGTCGGAAAGGCTGGTAAGTAACCATGGCACTATCCGTACGAGGAAAGTCCAAGGCCGCAGCACGCGGCCGTCGTCACCTGCGAGTTCGCAAGCGCGTCAGCGGAACGACTGTGCGTCCGCGCCTGGTCGTCAACCGTTCAGCCCGCCACGTATTTGTTCAGGTCATCGATGACACTCAGGGTCTGACCCTGGTTTCAGCATCGACCCTGGAAGCAGACATGCGCGCATTTGACGGTGACAAGACCGCCAAGGCTAAGCGCATTGGTGAGCTCGTTGCAGAGCGCGCCAAGGCTGCCGGTATCGAAGCTGTTGTCTTCGACCGCGGCGGTAACCGCTACCACGGCCGTGTTGCAGCTATTGCTGACGGCGCACGTGAAGGCGGTCTGGCACTGTGACCGAAAACATCAACAAGGAGAACACTGTGTCAGAAGCAACTGCAGCTGACGGTGCAACCGCGAAGACCGAAACTGCTGCTGGCGCCGATAACGCCCGTGGCCGTGGCGGTCGCGACGGTGCTCGTGGAGGCCGCGAAGGCGGTCGCGACGGTGGCCGTGGCCGCGGTGGCCGTGACGGTGGACGCGAGGCTGAGAAGAGCCAGTTCATCGAGCGCGTTGTCAACATCAACCGTGTCGCCAAGGTTGTCAAGGGTGGTCGTCGCTTCAGCTTCACCGCTCTGGTAATCGTCGGTGACGGCAACGGCATGATCGGTGTTGGCTACGGTAAGGCTAAGGAAGTTCCTGCCGCTATCGCCAAGGGTGTTGAAGAAGCTAAGAAGTCCTTCTTCCGCGTTCCCATGGTTGGCAAGACCATTCCTCACCGCGTTCAGGGCGAGGCCGCTGCAGGCGTCGTTATGTTGCGTCCGGCTGCAGCTGGTACCGGTGTTATCGCCGGTGGTCCGGTTCGCGCCATCTTGGAATGCGTTGGCATCCATGACGTGCTGTCCAAGTCTCTCGGTTCCTCAAACGCCATCAACATTGTTCACGCAACTGTTGCTGCCTTGAAGAGCCTGGAAGACCCCAAGGCTGTTGCGGCTCGCCGTGGCTTGCCGTTGGATGAAGTTGCTCCGGCTGTGCTGTTGCGCAATATGCAAAAGGCGGGTCTGTAATGACTACACCGAAGAACGTTCAGCCTTCTGACAAGAAGCTGGAAATCACTCAGATCAGGGGCGTCGTTGGCGTCAAGCAGTTCCAGAAGGATACCCTTCGCTCACTGGGTCTCAAGCGCATCGGTCACTCCGTTGTTCGCTCGGCTGACGCTGTGACTGTTGGCATGATCAACACGGTTCCGCACCTGCTCAAGGTTGAGGAGACGAAGTAAAGTGGCTGAAAAGAACACTGCTGAGACTGTTGAAAAGCAGAATGCACTCAAGGTCCACCACCTGCGTCCCGCACCGGGTGCCAAGACGGCTAAAACCCGTGTTGGCCGTGGTGAAGGATCCAAGGGTAAGACCGCAGGTCGCGGTACCAAGGGTACCAAGGCTCGCTACCAGGTAAAGGCTGGCTTTGCTGGCGGCCAGCTGCCGTTGCACATGCGTCTGCCCAAGCTGCGTGGCTTCAAGAACCCGTTCCGCGTTGAGTTCCAGGTTGTTAACCTGGACAAGCTGAACGAGCTCTTCCCCGAAGGTGGCGTCGTCACCGTCGAGGCACTCGTTGAAAAGGGCGCGGTTCGCAAGAACCAGCCCGTGAAGGTGCTGGGCACCGGCGATATCACCGTCAAGGTTGACATCACCGCTCACGCATTCTCCACAAGCGCAATCACCAAGATTGCTGCTGCAGGTGGAACCACTACTGGACTCTAAAGAGTTCACGAATGCGCACATCTAGCGACTAGACTCTTGGTGGATGGAACTTACGGTTCCGTCCACCAAGAGTCTTTTGTTTTATGCGGATGTTTCCGAGCACCCGGATAATCCGCCTATGTTATGCGTAACAGTTCCGATGCGAGCTGCATCACCCACTAGACTCTTTCCTTGGGCCTCATTTAAGAAGCCACTTTCATCACTACACGTCAGGAGGACGCTTGCTTACCGCATTTGGCCGCGCCTTTCGCACGCCTGATCTGCGACGCAAGTTGTTGTTCACGCTGGGAATTATTGCCATCTTCCGCTTGGGCGCTTTCATCCCCTCGCCTGGAATTGATTACCGAAATGTCCAACAGTGCGTGAATGCTGCTGACACAAGCCAAGGTATCTACCAGCTTGTGAACTTGTTCAGCGGCGGCGCCTTGCTTCAGGTTTCCATTTTTGCTTTGGGAATCATGCCTTACATCACGGCTAGCATCATCGTTCAGCTGCTCCGCGTAGTGATCCCCCGCTTCCAGGAACTGCACCTTGAGGGTGCTCAGGGCCAGGGCAAGCTCACCCAGTACACGCGTTACTTGACGATTGCACTGGCTTTGCTCAATGCCACCACCTTGGTAACCCTTGCACGCTCTGGCCAGCTCTTTGCTGGTTGTGGTGCTGCAGGCTCCCCGGGCGCCTTGATTCCCAACGACAACCTGATCACGATCTTGTTGCTCATCATCACCTTGACTGCCGGTTCCGGATTGATCATGTGGATGGGTGAGCTCGTCACTGAAAAGGGTGTCGGCAACGGCATGTCCTTGCTGATCTTCGTGGCTATCGCCGCACAGTTCCCCACCTCCCTTGGCGCCATCCTGAAGACTCAGGGTTGGGGCACCTTCTTGACGGTGCTGGTCATTGGTTTGGTCGTGGTTGCTTTGGTCGTCTTCGTTGAGCAGTCTCAACGACGCATCCCTGTGCAGTACGCCAAGCGCATGGTTGGCCGCCGCACCATGGGCGGTACCAGCACGTACATCCCGATCAAGGTCAACATGGCTGGCGTTATCCCCGTCATCTTTGCCTCCTCGATGCTGTACCTGCCGGCCTTGCTCGCGCAGTTTGCCACGCCGGCGAACAGCACTGATCTGCCTGGCTGGGTTGAATGGATCAACAACTACCTCACCCGTGGTGACCACCCGATCTACATGATGTTCTACTTCCTGTTGATCATCGGTTTCACATACTTCTACGTTGCCATCACCTTCGATCCTGAAGAAGTGTCAGACAACATGAAGAAGTACGGTGGATTCATTCCCGGCATCCGTGCAGGCCGTCCCACACAGGACTACTTGCAGTACGTTATTTCTCGCATCACGCTCCCGGGTGCGCTGTACCTGGGCATTATTGCCTTGATCCCCTTGATCGCGCTAGTCATGGTTGGGGCAAACCAGAACTTCCCATTCGGCGGAACCTCAATCCTCATTGTGGTCGGTGTTGGTTTGGAGACAGTGAAGCAAATTGATGCGCAACTCCAACAGCGCCACTACGAAGGGTTATTGCGATGACAAGAATGCTGATTATTGGACCTCCCGGGTCAGGAAAAGGCACACAGGCCGAACGTATCTGTGGAGAACTGAACATCGTAGCGATCTCCACGGGCGACATCTTCCGCGCCAACGTCAAAGGTGAGACACCCCTAGGCGTTGAGGCGAAAAAGTACATCGACAACGGTGACTTTGTGCCTGACAGCGTCACCAACCGGATGGTTCGCGATCGGCTCGCTCAGAGTGATGTGGCAGAAGGCTTCCTTTTGGACGGCTACCCGCGCACCTCACCCCAGGTGGACGAACTGGATGACATCCTGGGATCGGTGAACGCAAGCTTGGACGTTGTCGTTCAATTGACCGCCGACGACGAAGAGCTCGTCAAGCGCCTGTTGGGCCGTGCGCAGGAGACCGGTCGTAGCGATGACACTGAAGCAGTCATCCGCCACCGGCTGGATCTCTACCGCGAGCAGACTGAGGTTGTAGTGTCCCGCTATGCGGAGCGCGGCATTTTGGCCAAGGTCGACGGTCTCGGCGAGATGGACGACGTGACATCACGTGTCATGGAAGCCATCAACAAGTTCAAGGGCGAGAGCGCCTAGCAATGCAGTAGTTTTATCAACCCGTGCCGCACAGGCGCTGGTTGTGAAGGAGGGCTTCTTCCCGCACCATGGGGAGGAGCCCTCAATCATTTTCGAAACGAAAGGATTCTTTCATGGCGTTTGGCCAGCAAAGAATTGAGTACAAGACCATCGATCAGATGCGCATCATGCGCCGCAGCGGGCTGATCCTAGACGCGGCACTGAAAGCCACCATCGCAGCTGTCGCCCCGGGCGTAACCACGGGCGAACTGGATGCCATCTTTGCCGGGGAATTGAAAAAGGCCGGAGCCAAGTCCAACTTCTTGGGGTACTACGACTTCCCCGCCACCATTTGTACCTCGGTCAATGAGGAAGTGGTGCACGGCATTCCCGGCGCCCGCGTATTGAAAGCCGGGGACCTGATATCCATCGACGGCGGCGCCATTGTGGAAGGCTGGCATTCCGACTCGGCGCGCAGCACCATTGTTGGCGGCGCCGCCGCGGAGGATCCGGCTGACCGCCGTCTGTCCGACATCACCGAAGAAAGCATGTGGGCCGGCATTGCAGCCATGGCCTCGGCCAAGTATGTGGGCGACATTGGCGACGCCATCGATGAGTACGTCACCTCACAGCCCGGCAAAGAGTTAGGTATTTTGGAGGACTACGTCGGTCACGGCATCGGATCCGCCATGCACATGCCCCCGGACGTGCTGAACTACTCCTCCAAGCACCGCGGCCCCAAGCTCAAGGCAGGCATGTGCCTGGCTATCGAACCCATGCTGGTCCGCGGCAACTTGGAAACCATCACCCTTGACGATGACTGGACGGTTGTCACCAAGGACAAGTCACGCGCAGCTCACTGGGAACACTCAGTGGCCGTGCATGCCAAGGGCATTTGGGTGCTCACCGCGGACGACGGCGGTGCGGAGCGACTTGCGCCGTATGGCGTCACCCCGGTCGCGCTAGATTAGTCCCCACTCCCTCCCAATTTCCAATCGCTGGCGCGATTGGAAATTGGGTCCCTCGGGAGCGTGGGCCCAACGCCCTGCTTTGCTCGGGAGTGTGGGCCCAATTAGTCACAGTTGAACCCCGGCTCCAGTCTTTACTGGAGCCGGGGTTCAACTATTTAAGTCGTATTTGCCTGCCGTCCACCTTGCCGCCATACATTGGGACACTGCGCTGCGTACCTTGGTCGAGGAAGCCCAAGGACTGCGCAAAGACACAATGGCAGTCCTCCTTGAAAACCACAAAGAGGAGTGCACCATCATGCGCATCTTTGCCCACCGGGGCGTATCAGCCCACTTGCCGGAGAACACGAAAGCGGCCTTCGCGCGCGCCATTGAACTTGGCATCGACGGCATCGAGCTTGATGTCCACTTGTCCGCTGATCGCATCCCCGTAGTGATTCACGACGACACCGCTGACCGCACCACGAATGGCACGGGAGACATCGGTGAATTCACTGCCCGGCAGCTGGGGCTCCTTGATGCCGGCGCCGGGGAATCTGTTCCCACCTTGTCCGAGGTACTGGCCATGGCTGCCGGGAAACTGCGTGTCAACATCGAACTCAAAGACGCCACGTCTGTGGAGCCAGTCGTTCAGGTAGTCACTGAGGCGACTGGTGTTGATTGGTTTGCTTCCTCGGCAGATTGGGGAGCGCTGGCAGAATTGCGCAGACTGTTGCCCGATGCCAAGACGTATCCACTGTGCGTAGGGAACCTAGACAAGCTGAGCGCTCTCTTGTCCGGAGACGACGACGCAGACCAGTTCGCGGGCCGTGGAATTCAGGCGGCCATTGATTTCGCCGTTGAGAACGGCGGTGAAGGCGTCTCCATTTGGGAAGGCGGTCTGGACCAGGACGACATTGCCCGCATCCATGCGGCCGGGCTAAAGGTCTGGGTCTGGACTGTCAATGATCCCGAACGCGCACTGGAACTGCTTGATATGGGCGCTGATGCGGTCTGCACCGATGACCCGGAACTCATCCAGCAGATTTTGCCAGCGCAGTGCTCAGCCGAAGCACAGTCGGCTGTACCGGAATTCGCTGTGTTGGAGTCCGCTTCGCTGGGTGCTAAACCGTGACCCAACTCGCCACGGCGCAGTCGGGCAAGAACAACCCCAGCACCAACGCGACTGGCAACAACAGGCAAATGACCCAAAAAGCCCCCATGGTGCCGCAGCGCAAGCGGCGTACACCGTGGAAGTCCTGGCTGCTGTTCGTCGCCTTCGCGGGCCCCAATGTAGCGCTGCTGATCATCTTCACATACAAACCGCTGATTCAATCGTTGCAGTACTCGCTGTTGCAATGGAACATTGGCTCCGCCACCGCCCGCTTTATTGGGCTGGATAACTACACGAACTGGTTCAGCGATCCAGCCACCGCTAACGTTGTCCGTGTCACCGTCATCTTCACGGTATTCACCGTTGGTGGCGGCATGGTGCTGGGACTCTCGCTGGCGCTCCTGCTGAACCGCAAGCTGCGCGGTACGGGACTGGCCCGAACGGTAGTCGTCGCGCCCTACGTACTCTCCGGAGTCGCCGTCGGACTTCTCTGGCTCTTTGTCTTTGACCCTAACTTCGGGATCCTTGGGGCGGTACTGAAAGCCGTGGGTTTGAGCTCACCGGACTGGTATAACGATCCCCAATGGGCGCTACCCATGCTCATCGTGGTTTACCTGTGGAAGAACGTGGGCTACGTGGCCCTGATCTATTTAGCTGCGCTGCAAGCAGTGCCCCGCGAGCTGATCGAGGCCGCGACCTTGGACGGCGCAGGCGCCTTCGCATCCTTTAGGAACGTGGTGCTGCCGCTGCTGGGCCCCACCACGTTCTTCCTGTCCGTAACCACATTGCTGAGCTCGTTGCAGTCCTTCGACATCATTCAGGCGATGACGCAGGGCGGGCCGCTGGAGGGCACCACCACCATGATGTACCAGATCTACCAGGAAGGTTTCGCTACCGGGCGGGCCGGTTACTCCTCGGCGATTGCCACAGTGTTGTTCGTGGTGCTCCTGATCATCACTGCGGTACAGATGCTGGTTGTTCAAAAGAAGGTGCATTACTGATGAGCACTGATGCGAAACACAAGCACGCTGTCAACGGCGCTGTGAATGGCTCGATGAACGGCTCGGTGAAGGGGAAAATTTCGGCCACGCCCAGCAAGGGCGGATGGGCCTCCCGGGGCCGGCTTAGTGGATATCTGCTGCTCGCGGTTGCCGTTGCCGCCATGATTCTGCCGCTGGTGTGGATGATGCTGGCAAGCTTCAAGAAGCGGGACGAAATTTACACCGTCCCCATCCAGTGGCTGCCCGCCGGTTTTGAGCTCTCCAACTACTTCGCCGCGCTGGAGGCCGTACCGTTTGGCAACTTCTTCATCAACTCACTCATCACCACGGTAGTGGGCGCCACCTTGAAGATCGCGCTGGGCCTGACCACTGCTTATGCGGTGGTGTTCTTGGAGTTCCCGTTCAAAAAGTTTGTGTTTGCTCTGGTGGTCTTCGCGCTGCTGATCCCACAACAGATCGTGATCATCCCCAACTACACCCTGATTTCTGATCTGGGC
The Arthrobacter alpinus genome window above contains:
- the rplE gene encoding 50S ribosomal protein L5, which produces MSAAVAENTPKITPRLKTRYAAEIKAGLVEEFKYSNVNQVPRLVKVVVNMGVGDAAKDSKLIDHAVRDLTAITGQKPQVSKARKSIAQFKLREGMPIGCHTTLRGDRMWEFLDRLVTLALPRIRDFRGLSGKQFDGNGNYTFGLTEQVMFHEIDQDSIDRPRGMDITVVTTAKTDDEGRALLKALGFPFKSEDK
- the rpsH gene encoding 30S ribosomal protein S8, yielding MTMTDPVADMLTRLRNANSAHHDTVTMPFSKLKGHIADILKAQGYISAWKVEDAEVGKKLTIDLKYGPARERSIAGLRRISKPGLRVYAKSTNLPNVLGGLGVAILSTSSGLLTDRQAAKKGVGGEVLAYVW
- the rplF gene encoding 50S ribosomal protein L6; translation: MSRIGRLPISVPAGVEVKIADSLVSVKGPKGTLELNVSSPITASIDENIITVSRPNDERTSRSLHGLTRTLIDNLIIGVTAGYEKKLEIVGTGYRVVAKGKDLEFALGFSHPVLIEAPEGITLTVESPTKLSVSGISKQQVGEVAANIRKLRKPDPYKGKGVRYAGEIIRRKVGKAGK
- the rplR gene encoding 50S ribosomal protein L18, which gives rise to MALSVRGKSKAAARGRRHLRVRKRVSGTTVRPRLVVNRSARHVFVQVIDDTQGLTLVSASTLEADMRAFDGDKTAKAKRIGELVAERAKAAGIEAVVFDRGGNRYHGRVAAIADGAREGGLAL
- the rpsE gene encoding 30S ribosomal protein S5, whose amino-acid sequence is MSEATAADGATAKTETAAGADNARGRGGRDGARGGREGGRDGGRGRGGRDGGREAEKSQFIERVVNINRVAKVVKGGRRFSFTALVIVGDGNGMIGVGYGKAKEVPAAIAKGVEEAKKSFFRVPMVGKTIPHRVQGEAAAGVVMLRPAAAGTGVIAGGPVRAILECVGIHDVLSKSLGSSNAINIVHATVAALKSLEDPKAVAARRGLPLDEVAPAVLLRNMQKAGL
- the rpmD gene encoding 50S ribosomal protein L30 yields the protein MTTPKNVQPSDKKLEITQIRGVVGVKQFQKDTLRSLGLKRIGHSVVRSADAVTVGMINTVPHLLKVEETK
- the rplO gene encoding 50S ribosomal protein L15 translates to MAEKNTAETVEKQNALKVHHLRPAPGAKTAKTRVGRGEGSKGKTAGRGTKGTKARYQVKAGFAGGQLPLHMRLPKLRGFKNPFRVEFQVVNLDKLNELFPEGGVVTVEALVEKGAVRKNQPVKVLGTGDITVKVDITAHAFSTSAITKIAAAGGTTTGL
- the secY gene encoding preprotein translocase subunit SecY codes for the protein MLTAFGRAFRTPDLRRKLLFTLGIIAIFRLGAFIPSPGIDYRNVQQCVNAADTSQGIYQLVNLFSGGALLQVSIFALGIMPYITASIIVQLLRVVIPRFQELHLEGAQGQGKLTQYTRYLTIALALLNATTLVTLARSGQLFAGCGAAGSPGALIPNDNLITILLLIITLTAGSGLIMWMGELVTEKGVGNGMSLLIFVAIAAQFPTSLGAILKTQGWGTFLTVLVIGLVVVALVVFVEQSQRRIPVQYAKRMVGRRTMGGTSTYIPIKVNMAGVIPVIFASSMLYLPALLAQFATPANSTDLPGWVEWINNYLTRGDHPIYMMFYFLLIIGFTYFYVAITFDPEEVSDNMKKYGGFIPGIRAGRPTQDYLQYVISRITLPGALYLGIIALIPLIALVMVGANQNFPFGGTSILIVVGVGLETVKQIDAQLQQRHYEGLLR
- a CDS encoding adenylate kinase, which translates into the protein MTRMLIIGPPGSGKGTQAERICGELNIVAISTGDIFRANVKGETPLGVEAKKYIDNGDFVPDSVTNRMVRDRLAQSDVAEGFLLDGYPRTSPQVDELDDILGSVNASLDVVVQLTADDEELVKRLLGRAQETGRSDDTEAVIRHRLDLYREQTEVVVSRYAERGILAKVDGLGEMDDVTSRVMEAINKFKGESA
- the map gene encoding type I methionyl aminopeptidase, encoding MAFGQQRIEYKTIDQMRIMRRSGLILDAALKATIAAVAPGVTTGELDAIFAGELKKAGAKSNFLGYYDFPATICTSVNEEVVHGIPGARVLKAGDLISIDGGAIVEGWHSDSARSTIVGGAAAEDPADRRLSDITEESMWAGIAAMASAKYVGDIGDAIDEYVTSQPGKELGILEDYVGHGIGSAMHMPPDVLNYSSKHRGPKLKAGMCLAIEPMLVRGNLETITLDDDWTVVTKDKSRAAHWEHSVAVHAKGIWVLTADDGGAERLAPYGVTPVALD
- a CDS encoding glycerophosphodiester phosphodiesterase, with protein sequence MAVLLENHKEECTIMRIFAHRGVSAHLPENTKAAFARAIELGIDGIELDVHLSADRIPVVIHDDTADRTTNGTGDIGEFTARQLGLLDAGAGESVPTLSEVLAMAAGKLRVNIELKDATSVEPVVQVVTEATGVDWFASSADWGALAELRRLLPDAKTYPLCVGNLDKLSALLSGDDDADQFAGRGIQAAIDFAVENGGEGVSIWEGGLDQDDIARIHAAGLKVWVWTVNDPERALELLDMGADAVCTDDPELIQQILPAQCSAEAQSAVPEFAVLESASLGAKP
- a CDS encoding carbohydrate ABC transporter permease, with the protein product MVPQRKRRTPWKSWLLFVAFAGPNVALLIIFTYKPLIQSLQYSLLQWNIGSATARFIGLDNYTNWFSDPATANVVRVTVIFTVFTVGGGMVLGLSLALLLNRKLRGTGLARTVVVAPYVLSGVAVGLLWLFVFDPNFGILGAVLKAVGLSSPDWYNDPQWALPMLIVVYLWKNVGYVALIYLAALQAVPRELIEAATLDGAGAFASFRNVVLPLLGPTTFFLSVTTLLSSLQSFDIIQAMTQGGPLEGTTTMMYQIYQEGFATGRAGYSSAIATVLFVVLLIITAVQMLVVQKKVHY
- a CDS encoding carbohydrate ABC transporter permease, with protein sequence MSTDAKHKHAVNGAVNGSMNGSVKGKISATPSKGGWASRGRLSGYLLLAVAVAAMILPLVWMMLASFKKRDEIYTVPIQWLPAGFELSNYFAALEAVPFGNFFINSLITTVVGATLKIALGLTTAYAVVFLEFPFKKFVFALVVFALLIPQQIVIIPNYTLISDLGWINTYQGLIVPGLASAFGTFLFRQHFLTLPISVLEAAALDGASHWRRLWTFVVPISAPTIAAVALVSIVSEWNEYLWPLLVVDRAEMMTLPVGLTLLQNNDGVTNWGVLMAGTVLITVPVLIVFFLLQRRIVTGLTSGAVSG